The Rhododendron vialii isolate Sample 1 chromosome 5a, ASM3025357v1 genome contains a region encoding:
- the LOC131326431 gene encoding subtilisin inhibitor CLSI-I-like: protein MAEENNETKIPQGQNGHESAVIPPRMSQKTKWPEVVGLTSVEEAERIIKEEKPGVQIQVIPPEYGVTSDYKVQRVRLYVDSSGKVRWPPIIG from the exons ATGGCAGAGGAAAACAACGAAACCAAGATTCCCCAAGGGCAAAACGGTCATGAATCAGCAGTCATCCCCCCAA GAATGAGTCAGAAAACGAAATGGCCGGAGGTGGTAGGTTTGACGTCGGTAGAAGAAGCAGAGAGGATAATAAAGGAGGAGAAGCCTGGAGTTCAAATACAAGTTATTCCACCAGAATATGGCGTTACCAGCGATTACAAAGTGCAACGGGTCCGACTATACGTTGATTCCTCGGGAAAAGTTCGTTGGCCTCCTATAATTGGCTGA